A window of the Bdellovibrionales bacterium genome harbors these coding sequences:
- the ligA gene encoding NAD-dependent DNA ligase LigA, with amino-acid sequence MQKSQAKERLKQLTETLNKHNYLYHTLDQPEISDREYDKLFEELQKLEEQFPELRHPDSPSNKVGGDILEGFEKGTHRTPMLSLQNTYDESEVRAFEEKILRQLQGQQKLTYFCNPKFDGAAMELIYKDGLLVSALTRGDGYVGENVLSNIKTIKSIPLRLHTPNPPPYFEVRGEVLLLKEGFLKINEQQIKKGDAPFANPRNAAAGTLRQLDPKIAAQRPLQFFTYSPGVIEGVKLKTLEEFDRLIRDWGLPSVEICDHKKQKDELKNQLKNWKKSPYQIPLNRTCEGIDEVIEYYHWIHSLREHLPFDIDGIVVKVSSFRLQEELGFVARSPRWAFAAKFEPEQSETVIEDIVVQVGRTGALTPVALMKPVTVGGVTITYATLHNQDEIDRKDVRVGDSVIVHRAGDVIPEIIQVLKDKRPSKSKPYHLPDHCPECDHKVVKEEDEAVKRCVNPICPAIIREGLKHFASRNAMNIEKLGDKLIDLFYEKNLVRKFSDFYSLKKSQLLELDRQGEKSISNILKSIEDSKTTTLAKFIYALGIRFVGEQTARSLAKHFGDIESFLKATEEDLLGVDDIGPRVSSAIMNALKQLDFVKEVRTLMKKGIELSSSTPKVASSKLAGLTFVITGSFQISRDEIKALIESHGGKASGSVSKKTDYLLAGEDAGSKLQKAEELKVKILDWPAFQSLLS; translated from the coding sequence ATGCAAAAATCACAGGCCAAAGAGCGGCTGAAACAACTCACCGAGACTCTGAATAAACACAATTACCTCTACCATACGCTTGATCAGCCCGAAATCTCCGATCGCGAGTACGACAAACTCTTTGAGGAGCTCCAGAAGCTCGAAGAGCAATTTCCTGAACTGCGCCACCCCGATTCGCCTTCCAACAAAGTGGGCGGAGATATTCTCGAGGGATTCGAAAAAGGAACTCATCGGACACCGATGCTTTCACTCCAAAATACCTATGACGAAAGCGAGGTTCGTGCTTTCGAAGAAAAAATTTTGCGACAACTCCAGGGGCAGCAAAAACTCACTTACTTTTGCAATCCGAAATTTGATGGCGCCGCTATGGAGCTCATTTATAAAGATGGCCTGTTGGTCAGTGCTCTCACGCGCGGCGATGGTTATGTTGGTGAAAACGTTTTAAGTAACATTAAGACCATCAAGTCCATACCGCTTCGTCTGCACACTCCCAACCCTCCTCCCTATTTTGAAGTGCGCGGAGAGGTTTTACTTTTAAAAGAAGGTTTTTTAAAAATAAACGAGCAACAGATTAAAAAAGGCGATGCGCCTTTTGCGAATCCGCGAAACGCTGCCGCAGGAACTCTTCGACAGCTCGATCCCAAAATTGCGGCTCAAAGGCCTCTGCAATTTTTTACCTACTCCCCGGGAGTGATCGAGGGGGTCAAGCTCAAAACCCTCGAAGAGTTTGACCGGCTGATTCGAGATTGGGGTTTACCGTCGGTGGAAATCTGCGATCACAAAAAGCAAAAAGACGAACTTAAAAACCAACTTAAAAACTGGAAAAAATCTCCGTATCAAATTCCACTCAATCGCACTTGCGAAGGGATTGACGAAGTTATTGAGTACTACCACTGGATTCATTCCCTTCGCGAACATCTGCCTTTTGATATTGATGGCATCGTCGTCAAAGTGAGTTCTTTCCGACTCCAAGAGGAGCTCGGATTTGTGGCGAGAAGTCCTCGTTGGGCTTTCGCCGCGAAGTTCGAGCCCGAACAGAGTGAGACCGTGATCGAAGATATCGTGGTTCAGGTCGGACGCACCGGCGCGCTCACGCCCGTGGCGCTCATGAAGCCCGTCACCGTCGGTGGTGTAACCATCACGTACGCGACTCTTCACAATCAAGACGAGATCGATCGTAAAGATGTGCGAGTGGGTGATTCTGTGATTGTTCATAGAGCGGGCGATGTCATCCCCGAGATCATCCAAGTGCTCAAAGATAAGCGCCCCTCTAAAAGTAAACCTTACCACCTTCCAGATCACTGTCCCGAATGCGACCACAAGGTTGTCAAAGAAGAAGATGAGGCTGTCAAACGCTGCGTGAACCCCATATGTCCAGCCATCATTCGCGAAGGATTAAAACATTTTGCCTCTCGCAATGCGATGAATATCGAAAAGCTCGGAGATAAACTGATCGATCTGTTCTACGAAAAGAATCTCGTCAGAAAATTTTCTGACTTTTATTCTTTGAAAAAATCTCAACTGCTTGAACTCGATCGTCAGGGTGAAAAATCCATTAGTAACATCCTTAAGAGTATCGAGGACAGTAAGACAACAACACTCGCCAAATTTATTTACGCGCTAGGGATTCGTTTTGTCGGAGAACAAACTGCAAGGTCGTTGGCCAAACACTTTGGCGATATCGAGAGCTTCCTTAAAGCGACGGAGGAAGATTTGCTCGGAGTTGACGACATCGGTCCGCGGGTGTCTTCGGCGATCATGAACGCTCTCAAACAACTGGACTTTGTCAAAGAAGTCAGAACCTTGATGAAAAAAGGCATTGAACTTTCCTCCTCGACCCCTAAAGTCGCTAGCAGCAAGCTCGCTGGACTTACGTTTGTCATAACGGGGTCCTTCCAAATCTCACGCGATGAAATCAAAGCATTGATTGAGTCACACGGAGGTAAAGCCTCCGGATCGGTCAGTAAAAAAACCGACTATCTTTTGGCCGGGGAAGACGCTGGCTCCAAGCTCCAAAAAGCAGAGGAACTTAAGGTTAAAATCCTAGACTGGCCCGCCTTCCAATCCCTCCTCTCCTAG
- the gatC gene encoding Asp-tRNA(Asn)/Glu-tRNA(Gln) amidotransferase subunit GatC — MLTKDTVLKVAQLARLTITDEEAQAYQVQFEKILSYFENISALDTKGIEPLVTPIHTPAFLREDVVIQDVTAEDILKNAPDSKGHLFKVPPVI; from the coding sequence ATGCTAACAAAAGATACTGTACTCAAGGTGGCTCAGTTAGCCCGACTGACCATCACCGACGAAGAAGCTCAAGCCTACCAAGTTCAATTCGAAAAAATATTGAGTTACTTCGAAAACATTTCGGCTCTTGATACAAAAGGCATCGAGCCTCTGGTGACGCCCATTCATACCCCCGCGTTTTTACGAGAAGATGTCGTTATTCAGGATGTTACGGCCGAGGACATTCTTAAAAATGCTCCCGACTCCAAGGGCCATCTTTTTAAAGTTCCGCCGGTGATTTGA
- a CDS encoding prepilin peptidase, producing the protein MRDIYFAQHFLIPTLFLCVASALDFSKGKFPNFMFLISLCFSVVWVYALTGSFFAAAQSLAFGFACLVILFPLFSLGALGAGDIKLMSVFCVLTSWQITASVLIYSLFWGLCIGVISMALSGQLKTFFMSFYLRTPQHYGRIPYAVALLLGWLSVSHAGGIL; encoded by the coding sequence ATGAGGGATATTTACTTTGCTCAACATTTTTTAATTCCGACACTCTTCTTGTGTGTCGCCTCAGCATTGGATTTTTCCAAAGGCAAATTTCCTAATTTTATGTTTTTGATCAGTTTATGTTTTAGCGTAGTCTGGGTTTACGCCCTGACCGGGTCATTCTTCGCCGCGGCCCAAAGCTTGGCTTTCGGGTTTGCGTGTCTAGTGATTCTTTTTCCACTTTTTAGTCTTGGCGCTCTCGGCGCCGGAGACATTAAGTTGATGTCCGTTTTCTGCGTATTGACCTCGTGGCAGATCACCGCATCCGTTTTAATTTATTCTCTATTTTGGGGATTGTGTATTGGTGTGATCTCGATGGCTTTATCGGGACAGCTTAAAACATTCTTCATGAGTTTTTATTTACGAACTCCTCAGCACTACGGAAGAATTCCCTACGCGGTCGCGCTATTGCTCGGTTGGCTTTCCGTATCGCATGCGGGAGGAATTCTATGA
- the tadA gene encoding Flp pilus assembly complex ATPase component TadA translates to MSFNTNCTIIAVVGGKGGTGKSVFAANFAIKIGMELKTPTLLIDADQKSCGDQNFITGLTDPKTLDQLCNFNGSIIAKNLPQICAIHPKAPLHYIAAVKGPGQILSVSSAIVIKQLAQLSHLYKFIVIDLGNDFDDLQNKLLEISSAVLVVTTPEILTINQTLRVINELRSATIPFDMIQIVLNKASSLGIAPQSIEQSLRKPLLGVIPQDDITTSAALKRSEPFMISAPQTPIANAYTEILRKLTGGILQNLKNLNRTQKSAFDKTEPSAPGTEKKDEVSPRTHLKMLIHRRLIKEFESMNKNIEEEIKDPEKKKKLESDVRLAIAKIMEQEGSGLSTSDRKQITEEVLDEALGLGPLEALLADKDISEIMVNGFGNIFFEKKGLINRSSITFTANQQLHNIIQRIVMPLGRQINSKTPFVDARLPDGSRVHAIIEPLAIDGPALTIRKFKKDAFGEEQYIQYGSSTRQMMVFLKLAVEYGCNIIISGGTGSGKTTLLNCMSSFIPSKERIITVEDAAELQLRQQHVVRLETRPANSEGAPAVTIRDLVRNTLRMRPDRIVVGECRDGAALDMLAAMSTGHDGSMTTVHANNPREAVSRLETLCLMAGMDLPVRAIREQIASAVDIIVQISRLSDGTRKIIDISEIQGLQGDTVTILPVFQFKETGINPKTDKIEGQYYSEGLIPKFIEELRQKGVEIPTDIFSNDDPKNAPGNSPAPVKNNVAKPSFSVKKVPGGSGTGTGGKT, encoded by the coding sequence ATGTCATTTAATACAAATTGTACGATCATTGCGGTAGTTGGTGGTAAAGGCGGAACAGGTAAAAGTGTTTTTGCCGCGAACTTTGCAATAAAAATCGGGATGGAATTAAAAACCCCCACACTCCTTATTGATGCCGATCAAAAATCCTGTGGGGATCAAAATTTTATCACTGGCCTCACCGATCCTAAAACTCTTGATCAGCTTTGTAATTTTAACGGAAGTATCATCGCCAAGAATCTTCCCCAAATCTGCGCGATTCACCCCAAAGCTCCTTTACATTACATCGCCGCTGTCAAAGGACCTGGGCAAATCCTTTCGGTATCCTCTGCTATCGTTATCAAGCAGCTGGCGCAACTCTCTCACCTTTATAAGTTTATCGTCATCGATCTGGGAAATGATTTCGATGATCTTCAGAATAAACTGTTGGAGATTTCTTCTGCCGTGCTGGTTGTGACTACTCCTGAGATTTTGACGATCAACCAGACTCTTCGAGTGATCAACGAGTTGCGATCGGCGACAATACCCTTCGACATGATTCAGATTGTTTTAAATAAAGCGAGTAGTTTGGGTATTGCCCCACAAAGCATCGAACAATCTTTACGTAAACCATTACTGGGAGTTATTCCCCAGGACGACATTACAACCTCCGCAGCGCTGAAGCGATCCGAACCATTTATGATATCGGCGCCGCAGACACCCATCGCCAATGCCTACACCGAAATTCTTCGAAAATTGACCGGGGGCATTTTACAGAATCTGAAAAATTTGAATCGAACACAAAAATCAGCTTTCGATAAAACGGAGCCATCAGCCCCGGGAACCGAAAAGAAAGATGAGGTCTCACCAAGGACTCACCTTAAGATGTTGATCCATCGCAGACTCATTAAAGAATTTGAATCGATGAATAAGAACATCGAGGAAGAAATTAAGGACCCCGAAAAAAAGAAAAAACTTGAGTCGGACGTTCGTTTGGCGATTGCAAAAATTATGGAGCAAGAAGGTTCAGGACTTTCGACTTCAGATCGCAAACAAATTACTGAAGAGGTTCTCGATGAAGCTTTAGGTCTTGGACCGCTCGAAGCTTTACTCGCAGACAAAGACATTTCCGAGATCATGGTGAATGGTTTCGGAAATATCTTCTTTGAGAAAAAAGGACTTATCAATCGCAGTAGCATCACGTTTACCGCCAACCAGCAACTTCATAACATCATTCAACGTATCGTTATGCCCCTCGGCCGCCAGATCAATAGCAAAACGCCGTTTGTGGATGCTCGCCTTCCCGATGGAAGCCGGGTGCACGCCATTATTGAACCCCTCGCGATTGATGGACCAGCTCTAACCATTCGAAAATTCAAAAAAGATGCATTTGGCGAAGAACAGTATATTCAATATGGATCTTCAACTCGTCAGATGATGGTTTTTTTAAAACTCGCCGTGGAATACGGCTGCAATATCATCATTTCTGGCGGTACTGGTTCTGGTAAAACAACTTTACTCAACTGTATGTCGTCCTTTATTCCTTCAAAAGAGCGAATCATTACGGTGGAAGACGCCGCCGAATTACAGTTGCGGCAACAACACGTGGTTCGATTAGAAACTCGTCCCGCAAACTCCGAGGGCGCACCTGCAGTGACGATTCGTGATCTCGTGCGGAACACTCTCCGTATGCGACCTGATCGAATTGTGGTGGGAGAATGCCGTGATGGTGCGGCGCTCGACATGTTGGCCGCTATGAGTACCGGTCACGATGGCTCAATGACCACCGTCCACGCCAATAATCCTCGGGAGGCCGTCTCCCGTCTAGAAACTCTTTGTTTAATGGCGGGCATGGATCTACCGGTTCGAGCGATTCGAGAGCAGATTGCATCGGCTGTGGATATTATTGTGCAGATCTCTCGTTTATCAGATGGAACTCGTAAAATTATCGATATCTCCGAGATCCAAGGCCTACAGGGTGATACCGTCACAATTCTCCCTGTGTTTCAATTTAAAGAAACGGGAATTAATCCAAAGACGGACAAAATCGAAGGTCAGTATTACTCGGAAGGTTTAATTCCGAAATTCATCGAAGAGCTTCGCCAAAAAGGTGTGGAAATTCCTACGGACATCTTTAGTAATGATGATCCCAAAAACGCCCCCGGAAATTCTCCAGCTCCAGTGAAGAATAATGTCGCTAAACCGAGCTTTTCCGTAAAAAAAGTTCCGGGTGGGAGCGGCACGGGTACGGGAGGTAAAACTTGA
- the cpaB gene encoding Flp pilus assembly protein CpaB: MQNNETKTLWISVFAALFAVFLLYSWSQEKTAAMHKKFGSKVQVVVASKDIDEMQILDESFLEITDVPTDFKQPSALQNPELAIGQLALAPIKKGEQILNTKIIQPGKDTGLSMQVTPGKRATSISVDDLRGVSKLIKPGDRVDLLVAVDSGQGADKKREIITLMQDVTVLATGTNIVDTVPVQIEEDGKEGQYIVTNLRRMNAFSTITVEASPTEVQKLTYISATNPGSIFISLRNPNDRYINPLKTTDADDVLGKIKAPRLPAQEPVKPAPPPAPVAAPKKTGPYEEL; encoded by the coding sequence ATGCAGAATAATGAAACCAAAACATTATGGATCTCGGTTTTCGCAGCGCTTTTTGCGGTTTTCCTCCTTTACAGTTGGTCGCAAGAAAAGACGGCAGCGATGCATAAAAAATTCGGCTCAAAAGTGCAAGTGGTCGTCGCCTCCAAAGATATCGATGAAATGCAAATCTTGGACGAATCATTTTTAGAAATTACCGATGTCCCCACGGACTTTAAACAGCCCTCGGCTTTACAGAATCCTGAGCTTGCTATCGGTCAATTGGCCTTAGCCCCGATTAAAAAAGGGGAACAGATTCTAAATACGAAAATTATCCAACCCGGAAAAGATACCGGACTTTCGATGCAAGTGACTCCCGGAAAACGAGCCACTTCAATCTCTGTCGACGACCTGCGGGGAGTTTCGAAGTTGATTAAACCAGGAGACCGAGTTGATCTCTTAGTTGCGGTCGATAGTGGGCAAGGTGCAGACAAAAAACGAGAAATTATAACTCTCATGCAAGACGTGACCGTCCTCGCCACTGGCACTAATATTGTTGATACCGTTCCCGTGCAAATCGAAGAAGACGGCAAAGAAGGTCAGTATATCGTTACCAATCTTCGTCGCATGAACGCGTTTAGTACTATAACCGTAGAGGCTTCGCCCACGGAAGTCCAAAAATTAACATACATTTCAGCAACAAATCCAGGGTCGATTTTTATATCACTTCGCAATCCCAACGATCGATATATTAATCCATTAAAAACAACAGACGCTGATGATGTGCTTGGTAAAATTAAGGCTCCGAGACTTCCCGCACAAGAGCCAGTTAAGCCGGCTCCTCCACCTGCACCCGTTGCCGCACCTAAGAAAACTGGGCCTTATGAAGAACTTTAA
- a CDS encoding BON domain-containing protein: MKLILLLLACSISWQMASAQDEKTPGAKYLILYKGIEHEETLSTIPANAEFRGDFKGVTKAGIAREYQKILFTPTTPGIGTMSIHDKKGSKVFEFRIEVRETNLTRIVREIRQLLNEIEGISIKIVNNRVVVDGKVIHPEDLNRIVAVLKQYGDQAASLVEVSPFAQQKIAEIIEREINNPDVQVRARNQKYILSGEVGSNFEKDQAELIARTYVPPPVSGEAENQDIIKKRKEESVINLINTRAPAEKPPKKLIQLVLHYVELNKDYSNSSRFQWTPGISDESTLAFTRDSRQPSGIVATITGTVSNLIPKLNWAKAHGLARILTSTNVITEEDNVGTINQTTTIPTTIVNQEGAVVPGPPASISLNSAIKPTIENARTDLIKLEMNFTIGSLISITAAGPMTSQDLIKTIVSVRSSESAAVGGLIRNNQTMDYNKLPDGVKNPLFSFYSSKAFQKNQSQFVVFVTPIIKSSASSGTEKIKEKFRVND; this comes from the coding sequence ATGAAACTGATATTACTGTTACTCGCATGTAGTATCTCATGGCAGATGGCTTCGGCCCAGGATGAAAAAACTCCTGGAGCAAAGTATTTGATTCTCTACAAGGGGATCGAGCACGAGGAGACATTGTCGACGATCCCCGCGAATGCGGAATTCAGAGGCGATTTTAAAGGTGTCACTAAAGCTGGTATTGCCCGTGAATATCAAAAGATCCTCTTTACCCCGACAACGCCGGGAATCGGAACGATGTCGATTCACGATAAAAAAGGGTCTAAGGTTTTTGAATTTCGTATTGAAGTTCGCGAAACAAATCTCACTCGCATCGTGAGAGAAATTCGTCAGCTATTAAACGAGATCGAAGGAATCAGTATTAAAATTGTCAATAACCGCGTCGTTGTTGATGGTAAAGTTATTCATCCCGAAGATCTCAATCGTATCGTTGCCGTTCTTAAGCAGTACGGGGATCAAGCGGCCTCACTCGTCGAGGTGAGTCCTTTTGCTCAACAAAAAATTGCGGAAATTATCGAGCGCGAAATTAATAACCCTGACGTTCAGGTGCGCGCGCGGAATCAGAAGTATATCCTCTCTGGAGAAGTCGGCAGTAACTTCGAAAAGGATCAGGCCGAGCTGATTGCTCGAACTTACGTCCCACCACCTGTGAGCGGCGAGGCCGAAAATCAAGACATTATTAAAAAACGGAAAGAGGAATCAGTAATTAACCTGATCAATACGCGGGCGCCGGCAGAGAAGCCACCGAAGAAGTTGATTCAATTAGTTCTGCACTACGTAGAATTAAATAAAGATTACTCAAACAGTTCTCGCTTTCAATGGACACCTGGTATTTCTGACGAAAGTACTTTAGCGTTCACACGCGATAGTCGTCAGCCCAGTGGTATCGTTGCGACGATTACCGGTACGGTTTCGAATTTGATTCCGAAACTCAATTGGGCCAAGGCCCATGGTTTGGCTCGCATTCTGACGAGCACTAACGTTATTACCGAAGAAGACAACGTCGGTACAATCAATCAAACAACAACTATACCGACCACCATTGTGAACCAGGAGGGCGCCGTTGTTCCGGGACCTCCGGCCTCCATTTCTCTAAACTCAGCCATTAAACCCACCATCGAAAACGCGAGAACGGACTTAATTAAACTCGAAATGAATTTTACCATTGGAAGTTTAATTTCGATCACGGCTGCCGGGCCGATGACGTCTCAGGATCTCATCAAAACGATCGTCAGCGTCAGAAGTAGCGAAAGTGCCGCCGTCGGTGGATTGATCCGTAACAACCAAACCATGGACTATAACAAACTTCCAGACGGGGTTAAAAATCCGCTGTTCTCCTTCTACTCATCGAAAGCCTTCCAAAAGAACCAGTCTCAGTTTGTGGTCTTCGTCACGCCAATTATTAAATCTTCGGCAAGCTCAGGAACCGAGAAGATCAAAGAAAAATTCCGCGTGAATGATTAA
- a CDS encoding type II secretion system F family protein, producing MYPAIFAIVFVVAYLKADVLIQWFYNKSIGQKDEIVKYMKLMFVEVDERKLTIALLLGSVGLGAALFVLLWPNIILGAIFGGIFMMMGWTVPKFIFKELYERRCNKFVDQMVDGTTILANGVKSGLSLNQAMNRVVKNLTNPISQEFQKVLDQNSLGQKLEEGLDDLAVRIPRPDVQMFVTAVNILNSTGGNMSETFQTINYTIRERQKVEKKIEALTAQGMMQGIIISLVPFVLLIMFYMFDPNYVKPLFTTTVGWIFVIVVLGLQVIGGLLIRKIVNIKV from the coding sequence ATGTATCCCGCCATATTCGCGATTGTTTTCGTCGTCGCTTATCTTAAAGCTGACGTCCTGATTCAATGGTTTTATAATAAAAGCATTGGTCAAAAAGATGAGATCGTAAAATACATGAAGCTCATGTTTGTAGAAGTGGACGAGCGGAAACTCACTATCGCACTTCTCTTAGGAAGCGTGGGACTAGGCGCGGCTCTGTTTGTTCTTCTCTGGCCCAATATTATCCTTGGTGCAATCTTTGGTGGCATTTTTATGATGATGGGCTGGACCGTCCCCAAATTTATTTTTAAAGAACTGTATGAACGACGATGCAACAAGTTCGTCGATCAGATGGTGGATGGCACAACGATTCTCGCCAACGGCGTTAAATCGGGCCTCAGTTTAAATCAAGCCATGAATCGTGTTGTGAAGAATCTCACAAATCCAATTAGTCAAGAATTCCAAAAAGTTCTCGATCAAAACTCATTGGGCCAAAAGCTCGAAGAGGGATTGGACGACCTTGCGGTTCGCATTCCCCGCCCAGATGTACAAATGTTTGTGACTGCGGTGAATATTCTCAACTCGACCGGCGGCAATATGTCTGAAACATTCCAAACAATTAATTATACGATTCGCGAAAGACAAAAGGTCGAAAAGAAAATCGAAGCTTTGACGGCTCAAGGGATGATGCAAGGGATAATTATCAGTCTAGTTCCTTTTGTCCTTCTCATCATGTTCTATATGTTTGATCCTAATTACGTTAAACCGCTTTTTACAACCACCGTAGGTTGGATCTTTGTTATTGTTGTTCTTGGCTTGCAGGTGATCGGTGGACTTTTAATCAGAAAAATTGTTAACATCAAGGTGTAG
- the gatA gene encoding Asp-tRNA(Asn)/Glu-tRNA(Gln) amidotransferase subunit GatA produces the protein MNLLNLSVREIAKHVAEKKVSAKEITQFYIDRIARENSKYNAFVTLNEQALKRAEQIDQKIAKGESVGFLAGVPLAIKDLFCTKDLKTTAASKMLHNFVPPYTATCVKRLEDEGAIILGKTNMDEFAMGSSNETSIFGGCHNPWNTEYVAGGSSGGSAAAVAGGLAPASLGSDTGGSIRQPSAFCGLTGTKPSYGRISRFGMVAFASSLDQAGPMARSVDDNIMLLDGMCGHDPKDSTTTTLPWDRLHTSNDWKSQRLKVGLPKEYFEHNVEDSVKKTFWDTVENLKKLGVEFVDVNLPHTSAAVPVYYMIATSEASSNLSRYDGIRYGYRAQPEGKDWGSLDELYSQSRGEGFGREVKRRILLGTFALSSGYYDAYYLKASQVRRLIQNDFVEAFKKCDVILGPVTTSPAFKTGTRINDPVQMYLNDIFTTSINLAGLPGMTIPTEVNAQGLPVGVQVIAPQFGEKFMLSLGQMVEDISPMKGKRPHGVQ, from the coding sequence ATGAATTTATTAAATTTATCGGTGAGAGAAATCGCCAAACACGTCGCAGAGAAAAAAGTATCCGCCAAAGAAATTACGCAGTTCTACATTGATCGTATCGCTCGAGAGAATTCTAAATACAACGCTTTCGTAACGTTGAACGAGCAAGCATTAAAACGCGCAGAACAAATCGATCAAAAAATAGCCAAGGGAGAGTCTGTTGGATTTCTCGCGGGAGTTCCCTTGGCGATTAAAGATCTTTTTTGCACTAAGGATCTTAAAACAACGGCGGCGTCCAAAATGCTTCATAATTTTGTGCCACCTTACACGGCGACGTGCGTGAAACGATTAGAAGACGAGGGCGCGATCATCCTCGGCAAAACGAACATGGATGAATTTGCTATGGGTTCGTCGAATGAGACTTCCATTTTTGGAGGTTGTCATAATCCATGGAATACAGAATACGTCGCGGGGGGCTCCAGCGGTGGATCTGCGGCCGCAGTTGCCGGTGGCCTCGCTCCGGCCTCCTTGGGTTCTGATACCGGGGGCTCCATACGGCAGCCATCGGCTTTTTGTGGACTGACCGGAACCAAGCCTTCCTATGGACGAATCAGTCGCTTTGGAATGGTGGCTTTTGCTTCCTCCTTAGATCAGGCGGGCCCCATGGCTCGTTCGGTAGATGATAATATCATGCTCCTCGACGGGATGTGTGGACATGACCCTAAAGATTCCACTACCACCACTTTACCTTGGGATCGGCTTCATACGTCGAATGACTGGAAGTCCCAGCGGCTGAAGGTGGGTCTTCCCAAAGAATATTTTGAGCATAATGTTGAAGACTCCGTGAAGAAAACGTTTTGGGATACGGTAGAGAATCTTAAAAAATTGGGAGTTGAATTTGTTGACGTGAATCTTCCTCATACATCTGCAGCGGTGCCGGTGTATTACATGATCGCAACAAGCGAGGCCTCGAGCAATCTATCTCGTTATGATGGAATTCGCTACGGGTATCGGGCTCAGCCCGAGGGAAAAGATTGGGGAAGCCTGGACGAATTGTACTCTCAGTCTCGAGGGGAAGGCTTTGGTCGCGAGGTCAAACGCCGTATTCTTTTAGGAACATTTGCCTTATCCAGCGGATATTATGATGCCTATTATCTCAAAGCGAGTCAGGTTCGTCGCCTCATTCAAAATGACTTTGTCGAAGCCTTTAAAAAATGTGATGTGATTTTGGGACCCGTGACGACGTCTCCAGCATTTAAAACCGGAACGCGCATCAACGATCCAGTCCAGATGTATCTCAATGATATTTTTACGACTTCGATCAATTTGGCGGGACTTCCCGGGATGACGATTCCCACCGAAGTGAATGCTCAAGGCTTACCAGTCGGAGTGCAAGTGATTGCTCCGCAATTCGGGGAGAAATTCATGTTATCTTTGGGACAAATGGTCGAGGACATCAGCCCGATGAAAGGAAAGAGACCCCATGGCGTACAGTGA